The window TCCAAGGAATGTTTGAAAAGAACATTCTTACCTTTAATCCAGGATGGAATGAAAATGCCGAAAATCTTGAATCATTTACAGATATTCGGGAAATTCAAAAACAACTTAAGGCAGAAGGAATAACCATGCTCTCTGAAGCAGATGAAGCAACTACTGGACCCACACATTTTATTATTGAAGATCCAGATGGCAATCAGATCCTTGTTGATCAACATCGATAGTTAACGGAATCACTTATGACCTTTTAGGCAGCAGGATACTTATCAGTAATGCCCTTTATAAAGCCTTTCTCCTATGATTAGTACATAACTAAATTGGGTGAAAGGC is drawn from Bacillus sp. FJAT-18017 and contains these coding sequences:
- a CDS encoding VOC family protein; its protein translation is MKLGAFSISLNVKDINVSKAFYEKLGFQSFGGDITQNWLIMKNENCIIGLFQGMFEKNILTFNPGWNENAENLESFTDIREIQKQLKAEGITMLSEADEATTGPTHFIIEDPDGNQILVDQHR